In the genome of Pusillimonas sp. T7-7, the window GGGCGTGTATACACCGCTCAGATCGGCCATATGCCGGCTCAGCTCTCCGGCGATCACCCCCTTCAGTTCCGCCCCGCCCGGCAGATCGGGCCAAAACGCGTCCAGCTGGGGTGCCAGCAAATCCAGATTGATGCGGCTGTCGCTCATGCCCAATGCGCCATCCATCTGCAAATGATTCTTGCCCAGCCGCAGATCCATATTGACCGCTGCCAGCCTCAAGCCCTTCCAGAGCGGATCCTGATAGGCATCCACCACCGGCTCCAGACCGGCTTGCTCCTGGGCCTGCGCGTCGCCAGCCGTGACAACCGGAGAGCGTCCGGCTTGCGCCGTGTTCACGATCTGCGTATTCAAATGGCCCGACAATGCCTGCTTGTTCCAGCGCGACCCTTCCTGAATGTTCAAATCCAGGCGGCCCTGCTGGAACTCCGTGTGATTCTGCAGTTCAACATCGAAATCAGCCGCCATGGTCAGCAACAACTCGGGGATGACGTTACCTACCAACTGGCCTACATTCAACTTGTCGGTACGCAGCGTACCTGCCAGCCGATCCTGTACCTTGCCGTCGCTGCTGGTCGATGCCCAGTCCAGCTGTGCTTGCAAGGAAGACCCATCGGCCAGTTGCAACGAGGCCACCACATCTTTCAGGGGAAACGCTGCACGCGGCGTCAGGTTCACATCGGCATCAACCGTCATGCCTTGGCCCGCACCCTTCAAGACTATCCGCATTGCCTCCAGGCTGCCCTCGAGCGTGGTATCGATATCCAGGGCGCAGTTCCAGCCATCTGCTGCGGCATTGCCTGCGGGCTCGCCGCCAGCGGACGCGGCATCAGCCAGCGTGGGCAAATAGCGATCCGCACATAGGGGCGAATCGGCGCTCAGGCCTTCTGCGTGAGTGGTGAGCTGCGCCTTCAAAGGCCATGGATCACCCAGCTCCAGAACATTGACTTCACCCGAGAAGCCAGCCCGCAATTGCTCATGCCCGACATCCAGGCTTTGCAACAGCAATTGCCCGCCCGCCTGGCTCAGCGCCAAAGACGTAGACAGATTGCTTACGTCGACCGGCAGCGGTTCGCCGTCCAGCGTCACATCAAGCTTGTTCAGCGCCAATCGGTCGACTGCCAGGCGAAATGGCAACACCGGCATGGAGAACGGTTCGCTGGCCTTTTCCTCTTGGCTGCTACGCAGATCAAGCCGCAACGAATCGGCCGACAACTCGGCAATATGCAGGTTGCCATCCAGCAGCTCACGCCAATTGGCCTGCAGACGGAAGCGTTCGAGCTGGACCGCCGTATCGGGCAGCGCCAGCGAAAACCGGCCTACATCCACACCATCCCAAATCGAACCGGAAATACCGCTGGCCTGCCCATCAAACTGCTCTGCTACGGTAATGAGCGCCCAACGCGTTCCTGCAGGCGTACCCAGCACCCAATAGCCAAATCCGCAAACCACGGCAAGCAGCAAGATGGCCAGAGGACCCGTCCAGATCAGAGCGCCGCGCAGCCACTTCAAAATGCAATACCCAGGGAAAAGTGCAGCCGCAAGCGCTTGTCACGCTCGCCATAGGCCACGTCCACAAAAAAAGGCCCCGCTGGCGTCCTTACCGACAAACCCACACCAATACCTATGGCCGGATCCATATCACCGAAAGACTCTGCGGCGTCGCCCACATCGATAAAATAATTCATTCCCAGCATCTCGGTGAAATAGTGTGTGTACTGGATACTGGCAACCGCCAGCGCCGGCGCGCCCACGACCGCATCGCCGCGATCCAGCCCTATGCTTTGGTAACGGTAGCCACGTATGGTTCTTGCCCCGCCCGTACGGTAGCCAAAGTCTTGGGGCAGGCGGTCGGTATCGGACCAGACCTTGCCAACCTCGCCGCGCACGGTCAGTACATCGCGCCGCCCTATAGGCCACCACTGCTGCAGGCGCAGGCTGCTGCGATAAAAGGGTTCGCCCTTGTCCAGGGTAACCCCGGCCCCTAGGCCGAAATCGACCAGATTACCCTCACGCGGATCGTACTTTTTATCAACGTCGCGCCTTAGCCACTGCCAAGTGGCTACCGAGGTGGGCACTTCATAATCGTCATACCCGCTGATTTGGGTTTTATCGTAGGCTACTCCCAGCGCCCACTGCGTTTCATATTCGACCCGGCTGTCGCCCGCCGCCTTGCGTTCCTGCCGGCGCTTCCAGGCCGCGCCTATCCGGCGATTGTCCACCCCTTCCACATCCGAATGCTCGTACAGCACGCCCACACTATCTTTATAGCCGCTTTGTGTAGGGGGCAAATGCACATCGAAAAAAACGCGCTGGCTGTCTTTGTCGGCACCCGCCCCGGTTTCTATCCAGACGGGCTTGCCAAAAACCACATTCTGCCTATACAGGCCCTCAACCCGCAAGCCATGGTCGCTATCCACACCAATGGACGTGGTTACCCGGCGGGCCGGCGCTTCGGACACTTGAACATGCACCGGCAGCTCCAGCTCATCGCCCGCCAGCACGCGATGCGTGGACTCGTCCTGGTCCAGCGTGACGAACGCCCCCCGAAAAAAGGAGGTCGACTGCAAGTCCTGCTGCCAGTCATCAAGCTTATCCTGATCATACGGCTCTCCCGGAGCGTACTGAACATAGCGTTCAATAAGGGTTTTGGGCACCCGCTCCAGGCCACTGACCGACATCGGGCCCAACCTGACCCTTGGGCCGCTGGCCACGTCCACGAACAAATCAGCGCTGGCTTTTTCAGCGTCCACGGTCGCCTGGGTATTGGTCAGGCGGGCGAAATAGAAATCCTTGCGGCTGACTTCATCCAGCAGATTGACTTTGGCGTTGTGCCACGACTCATTGATGAAAGGCATGCCTTGCTGCAGCGGCCACTGGTCTTTCAGCAGCTCGACGCGTGCGGCAAACTCGGGACGTGTAATTTGGCCCTTGAAATGCAGGTTCACGTTCTCGACCTGGGCGCGGTCACCCGGCTCTATGGTGATATCCCAGGTTTCACCGCCAATGTCTTCGCCGACTTCCAGTGTGACCGTGGGCGAGAAATAGCCTTGTGTTTCCAGTGCCGAAAGCGTGGCCTCGCGCGCACGGCGCCGCAATCGCGAGACTTCGCCGCCGTCCTGGTCTTCGGCCAGTCGGGTAATGGCCTCGACCGCTCCATTTATGGCCTGCAATGCCTGGGGTGGCACCCCGCCCGGGTCTATTACCACCTCGGGACCCGCAGCGTAGGCGCACTGCGCAGTGCCCCAGACCAGCAACAGACATCCCGCCCTCAGCCGCATGACTAGGGCCTATACCTTGCGAGCAACGACTTTAGGCGTATTTGCCGAATTATCAGGGGGCAGCGCCGCGACCTGCGCGGCAATCTGCCTGGCGATATCGTGATAGGCAAGGGCCGCCTTGCCGTCGGGCTCGGCAACCACACTGGGCGTACCCGAGTCGGTTTGCGTGCGTATGGCCATGGCCAAAGGCAAAGCCCCAAGCCATGGCAAATTGAACTCGGCGGCCATATCGCGCCCGCCGTGCTCGCCGAAAATGGGCTCAGCATGGCCGCAATTGGTGCACACATGCACCGACATGTTCTCGACCACCCCCAGCACAGGCACATTGACCTTCTGGAACATGCGCAGGCCCCGGCGCGCATCAGCCAGCGCCAGATCTTGCGGGGTCGTCACGATGACGGCGCCGGTCAATGGAACTTTCTGAGCCATGGTCAGGGCGATATCGCCGGTTCCCGGCGGCATGTCGACAATCAGGTAGTCCAGGTCGTCCCAGGCCGTCTGGTTAAGCAGTTGTACTAGCGCTTGCGTGACCATGGGCCCGCGCCAGATGGCGGGCGCATCTTCCTCGATCAGAAATCCGATGGAATTGGCCTGCAGTCCATGGCCCACCAGCGGCTGCATGGATTTGCCATCGTCGCTTTTGGGCTTGCCCGACAGCCCCAGCATAAGAGGCACGCTGGGCCCATAGATATCGGCGTCCAGCAAACCTGTACG includes:
- a CDS encoding autotransporter assembly complex family protein codes for the protein MRLRAGCLLLVWGTAQCAYAAGPEVVIDPGGVPPQALQAINGAVEAITRLAEDQDGGEVSRLRRRAREATLSALETQGYFSPTVTLEVGEDIGGETWDITIEPGDRAQVENVNLHFKGQITRPEFAARVELLKDQWPLQQGMPFINESWHNAKVNLLDEVSRKDFYFARLTNTQATVDAEKASADLFVDVASGPRVRLGPMSVSGLERVPKTLIERYVQYAPGEPYDQDKLDDWQQDLQSTSFFRGAFVTLDQDESTHRVLAGDELELPVHVQVSEAPARRVTTSIGVDSDHGLRVEGLYRQNVVFGKPVWIETGAGADKDSQRVFFDVHLPPTQSGYKDSVGVLYEHSDVEGVDNRRIGAAWKRRQERKAAGDSRVEYETQWALGVAYDKTQISGYDDYEVPTSVATWQWLRRDVDKKYDPREGNLVDFGLGAGVTLDKGEPFYRSSLRLQQWWPIGRRDVLTVRGEVGKVWSDTDRLPQDFGYRTGGARTIRGYRYQSIGLDRGDAVVGAPALAVASIQYTHYFTEMLGMNYFIDVGDAAESFGDMDPAIGIGVGLSVRTPAGPFFVDVAYGERDKRLRLHFSLGIAF
- the apbC gene encoding iron-sulfur cluster carrier protein ApbC produces the protein MSVNPGQILGVLSEITDPNTKKLLPVTAKNCEIIVEGTDASITVPLGYPSHNGESELKKRIETALGALGLSLKRMNTNTKIISHAVQPGLRPLPNVRNIIAVASGKGGVGKSTTAVNIALALQQQGARTGLLDADIYGPSVPLMLGLSGKPKSDDGKSMQPLVGHGLQANSIGFLIEEDAPAIWRGPMVTQALVQLLNQTAWDDLDYLIVDMPPGTGDIALTMAQKVPLTGAVIVTTPQDLALADARRGLRMFQKVNVPVLGVVENMSVHVCTNCGHAEPIFGEHGGRDMAAEFNLPWLGALPLAMAIRTQTDSGTPSVVAEPDGKAALAYHDIARQIAAQVAALPPDNSANTPKVVARKV